One genomic region from Chrysemys picta bellii isolate R12L10 chromosome 18, ASM1138683v2, whole genome shotgun sequence encodes:
- the BBLN gene encoding bublin coiled-coil protein isoform X1, protein MSGPNGEPHGPAGNVGRGEEGDDDGFGETGLGVSAFPPLPLGRSSITKYAAINSMLDQINSCLDHLEEKNDHLHARLKELLESNRQTRLEFQQQLSEEQNMQADVQGPHTDI, encoded by the exons ATGTCGGGGCCGAACGGGGAGCCGCACGGGCCTGCGGGAAACGTCGGGCGGGGCGAGGAGGGGGACGATGACGGCTTCGGGGAGACAG GGCTTGGTGTGAGtgcttttccccccctccccctgggaaGAAGCAGCATCACAA AATATGCAGCAATAAACTCCATGCTGGACCAAATCAACTCCTGTTTGGATCACCTGGAGGAGAAGAATGACCATCTGCATGCCCGCTTGAAGGAGCTGCTGGAATCCAACCGTCAGACACGCCTGGAGTTCCAGCAGCAGCTGAGTGAAGAGCAGAACATGCAAGCTGATGTGCAGGGACCACACACGGACATCTAG
- the BBLN gene encoding bublin coiled-coil protein isoform X2, translating to MSGPNGEPHGPAGNVGRGEEGDDDGFGETEYAAINSMLDQINSCLDHLEEKNDHLHARLKELLESNRQTRLEFQQQLSEEQNMQADVQGPHTDI from the exons ATGTCGGGGCCGAACGGGGAGCCGCACGGGCCTGCGGGAAACGTCGGGCGGGGCGAGGAGGGGGACGATGACGGCTTCGGGGAGACAG AATATGCAGCAATAAACTCCATGCTGGACCAAATCAACTCCTGTTTGGATCACCTGGAGGAGAAGAATGACCATCTGCATGCCCGCTTGAAGGAGCTGCTGGAATCCAACCGTCAGACACGCCTGGAGTTCCAGCAGCAGCTGAGTGAAGAGCAGAACATGCAAGCTGATGTGCAGGGACCACACACGGACATCTAG
- the BBLN gene encoding bublin coiled-coil protein isoform X3, whose amino-acid sequence MTASGRQMNHKLEGAASTLEDRIGIQNDLDKWLGVSAFPPLPLGRSSITTLLQCGALSSGSWPEPNHLLERLPNSCQMAIPSWSVTQS is encoded by the exons ATGACGGCTTCGGGGAGACAG ATGAACCACAAACTGGAAGGGgctgctagcactttggaggacaggattggaattcagaatgaccttgacaaat GGCTTGGTGTGAGtgcttttccccccctccccctgggaaGAAGCAGCATCACAA CCCTCTTGCAGTGTGGAGCCCTGTCTAGTGGAAGCTGGCCAGAGCCTAACCACTTACTTGAGAGATTACCAAACAGCTGCCAGATGGCAATTCCTTCCTGGTCTGTGACACAGAGTTAA
- the PTGES2 gene encoding prostaglandin E synthase 2 isoform X1 gives MAAACRGWRCLGQLPWRLRAAGQAAGMGLLRAQSRGYCIPFGTGRYARARALKGSRMLVGAAFALGGTFGLFQTLQYPLKAQEHLAEQQADKLPAGSLQLTLYQYKTCPFCSKVRAFLDYHGVPYEIVEVNPVMRKEIKFSSYRKVPILLANAGNALQLNDSSVIISAIKTYLVSRKKSLEEIVSFYPPMKAVNERGKEVMEYGNKYWLMLDEMETQHVYPIKEARVEEMKWRKWADDWLVHLISPNVYRTPREALASFDYIVCEGKFGTVEGFFAKYVGAVAMFFIGKRLKSRHHLQDNVREDLYKAANDWVKAVGKHRPFMGGSQPNLADLAVYGVLRVMEGLEAYDDMMTHTKIQPWYHRMEKAIGEAEVTNWQLLQPLY, from the exons ATGGCAGCAGCCTGCCGTGGCtggaggtgcctggggcagctcccGTGGAGACTGAGGGCTGCTGGCCAGGCGGCTGGGATGGGGCTCCTGCGGGCCCAGAGCAGGGGGTACTGTATCCCCTTTGGGACAGGACGCTATGCACGGGCCCGGGCACTGAAAGGCAGCCGCATGCTGGTGGGGGCTGCTTTTGCCCTGGGGGGCACCTTTGGCCTCTTCCAGACTCTCCAGTATCCCCTGAAGGCCCAGGAGCACCTTGCAGAGCAGCAGGCAGACAAG ctccctgcaggtAGCCTGCAGTTGACCCTGTACCAATACAAAACCTGCCCGTTCTGCAGTAAAGTGCGAGCCTTCCTTGATTACCATGGGGTGCCTTATGAAATTGTGGAGGTGAACCCGGTAATGAGGAAGGAGATCAAATTCTCCTCCTACAGAAAGGTGCCCATCCTTTTAGCCAACGCTGGAAACGCTCTG CAACTGAATGACTCTTCAGTGATCATCAGTGCAATAAAGACCTATCTTGTTTCCag GAAGAAGAGTTTAGAAGAGATTGTGTCATTTTATCCTCCTATGAAAGCTGTGAATGAGCGGGGCAAGGAGGTGATGGAGTATGGGAACAAATACTGGCTCATGCTGGATGAAATGGAGACCCAGCATGTGTACCCCATCAAAGAAGCTAGAGT GGAGGAAATGAAGTGGCGAAAATGGGCAGATGACTGGCTTGTTCACCTCATCTCCCCCAATGTTTACCGCACACCTAGGGAAGCCCTGGCTTCTTTCGATTACATTGTCTGTGAGGGCAAGTTTGGCACCGTGGAAGGCTTTTTTGCCAAGTACGTGGGGGCTGTTGCCATGTTCTTCATCGGCAAGAGGCTGAAGAGCAG GCACCATCTCCAGGATAATGTCCGAGAAGATTTGTACAAAGCAGCCAATGACTGGGTAAAAGCTGTTGGCAAACACAGACCATTCATGGGTGGCAGCCAGCCGAATCTCGCTGACTTG GCAGTGTATGGGGTCCTCCGGGTCATGGAAGGGCTGGAAGCCTATGATGACATGATGACTCATACCAAGATTCAGCCTTGGTACCATCGCATGGAGAAGGCTATTGGAGAGGCTGAAGTCACGAACTGGCAACTGCTGCAGCCGCTTTACTAA
- the PTGES2 gene encoding prostaglandin E synthase 2 isoform X2, whose translation MAAACRGWRCLGQLPWRLRAAGQAAGMGLLRAQSRGYCIPFGTGRYARARALKGSRMLVGAAFALGGTFGLFQTLQYPLKAQEHLAEQQADKQLNDSSVIISAIKTYLVSRKKSLEEIVSFYPPMKAVNERGKEVMEYGNKYWLMLDEMETQHVYPIKEARVEEMKWRKWADDWLVHLISPNVYRTPREALASFDYIVCEGKFGTVEGFFAKYVGAVAMFFIGKRLKSRHHLQDNVREDLYKAANDWVKAVGKHRPFMGGSQPNLADLAVYGVLRVMEGLEAYDDMMTHTKIQPWYHRMEKAIGEAEVTNWQLLQPLY comes from the exons ATGGCAGCAGCCTGCCGTGGCtggaggtgcctggggcagctcccGTGGAGACTGAGGGCTGCTGGCCAGGCGGCTGGGATGGGGCTCCTGCGGGCCCAGAGCAGGGGGTACTGTATCCCCTTTGGGACAGGACGCTATGCACGGGCCCGGGCACTGAAAGGCAGCCGCATGCTGGTGGGGGCTGCTTTTGCCCTGGGGGGCACCTTTGGCCTCTTCCAGACTCTCCAGTATCCCCTGAAGGCCCAGGAGCACCTTGCAGAGCAGCAGGCAGACAAG CAACTGAATGACTCTTCAGTGATCATCAGTGCAATAAAGACCTATCTTGTTTCCag GAAGAAGAGTTTAGAAGAGATTGTGTCATTTTATCCTCCTATGAAAGCTGTGAATGAGCGGGGCAAGGAGGTGATGGAGTATGGGAACAAATACTGGCTCATGCTGGATGAAATGGAGACCCAGCATGTGTACCCCATCAAAGAAGCTAGAGT GGAGGAAATGAAGTGGCGAAAATGGGCAGATGACTGGCTTGTTCACCTCATCTCCCCCAATGTTTACCGCACACCTAGGGAAGCCCTGGCTTCTTTCGATTACATTGTCTGTGAGGGCAAGTTTGGCACCGTGGAAGGCTTTTTTGCCAAGTACGTGGGGGCTGTTGCCATGTTCTTCATCGGCAAGAGGCTGAAGAGCAG GCACCATCTCCAGGATAATGTCCGAGAAGATTTGTACAAAGCAGCCAATGACTGGGTAAAAGCTGTTGGCAAACACAGACCATTCATGGGTGGCAGCCAGCCGAATCTCGCTGACTTG GCAGTGTATGGGGTCCTCCGGGTCATGGAAGGGCTGGAAGCCTATGATGACATGATGACTCATACCAAGATTCAGCCTTGGTACCATCGCATGGAGAAGGCTATTGGAGAGGCTGAAGTCACGAACTGGCAACTGCTGCAGCCGCTTTACTAA